One window of Leifsonia sp. AK011 genomic DNA carries:
- a CDS encoding VOC family protein, producing the protein MPKHAEFGGALAWSWHHAGLVVENLDRSIEFYRDTLGYAVEFLVRDMGDQFQRTVGVDGVVCDLAQLVAPFSGTRLELIDVRDVPEGLDPRLPVHVGVGHGAYQVRELEASIDALVARGGSLMGEIVMFEEGRAVYCWGPTGTVIELEEAW; encoded by the coding sequence ATGCCCAAGCACGCTGAGTTCGGCGGCGCCCTCGCGTGGTCGTGGCACCACGCGGGCCTCGTCGTCGAGAACCTCGACCGTTCGATCGAGTTCTACCGGGACACGCTCGGTTACGCGGTCGAGTTCCTCGTGAGGGACATGGGCGACCAGTTCCAGCGCACCGTCGGGGTCGACGGCGTCGTGTGTGATCTCGCCCAGTTGGTGGCACCGTTCAGCGGCACGCGCCTCGAACTCATCGACGTGCGCGACGTTCCGGAGGGTCTTGACCCGCGGCTTCCCGTGCACGTGGGCGTGGGACACGGGGCGTACCAGGTGCGTGAGCTCGAGGCATCCATCGACGCCCTGGTTGCGCGCGGCGGCTCGCTCATGGGCGAGATCGTGATGTTCGAGGAGGGCCGCGCCGTCTACTGCTGGGGTCCGACGGGCACCGTCATCGAGCTGGAGGAGGCCTGGTGA
- a CDS encoding SMP-30/gluconolactonase/LRE family protein: MNAALAELAAECRAELGEAPRWIRLGSPDTALHFSDLLTGTVYALRGDRAVAVLDFPGETVSALIPLKDGRSVIALHRSLAVLDERGEVVERIPLDLPAGTRLSDASAGPSGHLWFGVVPAGDQPAPGMLVRLGHDGLSIQRSDIGFSNGLGFTADGTRMLHIDSATGTLWSIPHDPATGELGTPAPLLVFPEAEGALDGLCLDELDRAWIAVFGGGEVICVDTSGAIVSRVLVPALRASSCVFVESTLYITTARVDASEAELAEFTTSGSLFRYQADVAGGPVWEGHLS; this comes from the coding sequence ATGAACGCCGCACTGGCAGAGCTCGCGGCGGAATGCCGCGCAGAGCTGGGCGAGGCGCCCCGCTGGATTCGCCTGGGCTCCCCCGACACGGCACTCCACTTCAGTGACCTCCTCACCGGCACCGTCTACGCCCTCCGCGGCGACCGGGCTGTCGCCGTCCTCGACTTTCCCGGCGAGACGGTGAGCGCGCTCATACCGCTTAAGGATGGACGGTCGGTCATCGCGCTCCACCGGTCGCTCGCCGTGCTCGACGAGCGCGGCGAGGTGGTCGAACGGATCCCCCTCGACCTTCCGGCGGGAACCCGGCTCTCGGATGCCTCGGCCGGCCCCTCCGGTCACCTCTGGTTCGGCGTGGTGCCAGCGGGCGACCAGCCAGCGCCCGGGATGCTCGTGCGCCTCGGGCACGACGGCCTGAGCATCCAGCGCAGCGACATCGGCTTCTCCAACGGACTTGGATTCACCGCGGATGGCACGCGCATGCTGCACATCGACAGTGCGACGGGAACGCTCTGGAGCATCCCCCACGACCCGGCAACGGGCGAGTTGGGAACCCCCGCTCCCCTGCTCGTCTTCCCCGAGGCCGAGGGGGCACTCGATGGCCTCTGCCTCGATGAACTCGACCGCGCGTGGATCGCCGTATTCGGAGGGGGCGAGGTGATCTGCGTCGACACATCGGGCGCCATCGTGTCGCGGGTACTCGTTCCTGCGCTCCGGGCGTCGAGCTGCGTTTTTGTCGAATCGACCCTCTACATCACCACCGCACGCGTCGATGCGTCGGAGGCAGAACTCGCCGAGTTCACGACCTCGGGGTCGCTCTTCCGCTACCAGGCAGATGTTGCCGGCGGACCAGTGTGGGAAGGACACCTGTCATGA
- a CDS encoding ABC transporter permease, producing the protein MRALPRPLIPAVFFVLLLVAWQLAGQAATAPGAVLIPPSLIVQTLGERWYALLLNAGITLSEAGLGFLIGAGTAIVLAVIVDRFRVVGEGLYRLALVIYAIPVIAIAAPLTASLGLGMESKVAVAALSAYFPVLVNVTGALRTLDPRINELSRVLAMGYTRTLLTMRAPAVLPALFSSFKIAGPAAFIGAIIAEWMGAEGGLGVMLIQAMFNFNVPLLWTVLVVATALNGLIVLLFDIAGRAAAPWHDSSRVES; encoded by the coding sequence ATGAGGGCCCTGCCGCGTCCGCTGATCCCGGCGGTCTTCTTCGTACTGCTGCTGGTCGCCTGGCAGCTGGCCGGCCAGGCTGCGACCGCGCCGGGAGCCGTGCTCATCCCGCCGAGCCTCATTGTCCAGACCCTCGGGGAACGCTGGTACGCACTACTCCTGAACGCCGGAATCACGCTCAGCGAGGCGGGCCTCGGGTTCCTCATCGGCGCTGGAACCGCGATCGTTCTCGCGGTGATCGTTGACCGGTTCCGTGTCGTCGGCGAGGGCCTCTACCGGCTGGCGCTCGTGATCTACGCGATCCCGGTCATCGCGATCGCGGCGCCGCTCACCGCGAGCCTCGGCCTCGGCATGGAGAGCAAGGTCGCCGTCGCGGCGCTCTCGGCGTACTTCCCGGTTCTCGTGAACGTCACGGGAGCCCTGCGCACGCTCGACCCGCGCATCAACGAGCTCAGCAGGGTGCTCGCGATGGGCTACACCCGCACTCTCCTCACGATGCGCGCGCCCGCTGTGCTGCCCGCTCTGTTCTCCTCGTTCAAGATCGCCGGGCCAGCGGCATTCATCGGCGCGATCATCGCCGAGTGGATGGGCGCGGAGGGCGGGCTCGGCGTGATGCTCATCCAGGCCATGTTCAACTTCAACGTTCCGCTCCTGTGGACGGTCCTCGTCGTGGCCACCGCGCTCAACGGCCTCATCGTGCTCCTCTTCGATATCGCCGGGCGCGCTGCTGCACCGTGGCACGACTCCTCGAGGGTGGAATCATGA
- the panB gene encoding 3-methyl-2-oxobutanoate hydroxymethyltransferase — translation MAEQALKRVRTRHFQRAKESGIKFTGLTSYDQLTAGIFDEAGIDFLLVGDSAGNNVYGYDTTLPVSIDDLIPLTRAVAGSVSRAFVVADMPFGSYETGPDEALHTAFRFMKETGAHAVKLEGGVRSAEQIRRIVSAGIPVMAHIGFTPQSEHGLGGHVIQGRGDQVEQLLADARAVEDAGAFSVVLEMVPAEAAARVTKELRIPTIGVGAGPHVDGQLLVWTDWAGFTKGRIPKFVKQYANLRETLTDAVNAYRADVEQGTYPGPEHSYED, via the coding sequence ATGGCTGAGCAGGCGCTGAAGCGCGTTCGTACCCGTCACTTCCAGCGAGCCAAGGAATCCGGCATCAAATTCACCGGTCTCACGAGCTACGACCAGCTCACCGCAGGCATCTTCGACGAAGCAGGCATCGACTTCCTCCTCGTGGGCGATTCAGCCGGCAACAATGTGTATGGCTATGACACGACCCTTCCCGTCTCCATTGACGACCTGATCCCCCTGACCCGAGCGGTCGCCGGTTCCGTGTCACGCGCGTTCGTTGTGGCCGACATGCCCTTCGGATCGTACGAGACCGGGCCTGATGAGGCGCTGCACACGGCCTTCCGGTTCATGAAGGAGACCGGAGCGCATGCCGTCAAGCTCGAGGGCGGTGTGCGGAGTGCCGAGCAGATCCGTCGCATCGTGTCGGCGGGCATCCCGGTCATGGCCCACATCGGTTTCACACCGCAGAGTGAGCACGGGCTCGGCGGGCACGTCATCCAGGGGCGTGGCGATCAGGTCGAGCAGTTGCTCGCCGACGCTCGCGCCGTCGAGGATGCCGGTGCTTTCTCCGTGGTACTCGAGATGGTTCCGGCCGAGGCCGCGGCTCGCGTGACGAAGGAGCTTCGCATCCCCACGATCGGCGTCGGAGCGGGGCCCCATGTCGACGGCCAGCTCCTGGTGTGGACCGACTGGGCTGGCTTCACCAAGGGCCGCATCCCCAAGTTCGTGAAGCAGTACGCCAACCTTCGCGAGACCCTCACCGACGCCGTGAACGCCTACCGCGCCGACGTCGAGCAGGGTACCTACCCGGGCCCAGAGCACTCGTACGAGGACTAG
- a CDS encoding amidohydrolase family protein — protein sequence MSTFTIRARDLVVDAASPVLPDAAVIITDGTIAEVGPWGSLDHPGALVSVDGVLSPGFVDAHSHLRGLPLKEHGVPARSFESWICSLGAVSALDTRDEALVAAGELLETGVTAVQGFVDADAGAEDALAGARGALAGVAASGIRGLVVLGFADRALLTPEPPVGRWVEVPPADLSISPDRVRELSREWLAQFSGRTTSLGIGPIGGQWSTDALLDAIAESAGTARLHTHLHESRLHRTWLADTPSPLDRLLSAGLMDDRMSCAHGVHLTTDDLDRIAAAGASLVHCPASNEALGVGRATVAAWLSRGIPGALGVDSQNTAAPDYFDVMRAALATASAVGDPLSARDVFSMATTGGSRAIGVPQGGRIAAGAPADIIELSLAAPTVHGIVESGSANAVRRAWVGGDLVVSDGHSLVDLGSARSRLRAQLDADAEARARRVLDLAPTVELIDELAGAMS from the coding sequence ATGAGTACCTTCACGATCAGGGCCAGGGATCTCGTTGTGGATGCGGCATCCCCCGTGCTCCCCGATGCCGCCGTGATCATCACCGACGGCACCATCGCGGAGGTGGGACCGTGGGGATCGCTGGACCACCCCGGAGCGCTCGTGAGTGTCGACGGCGTGCTCTCGCCCGGTTTCGTGGACGCACACTCGCACCTCCGCGGCCTGCCGCTCAAGGAGCACGGCGTTCCCGCACGCTCATTCGAGTCGTGGATCTGCTCGCTCGGAGCGGTCTCCGCGCTCGATACTCGGGACGAGGCGCTCGTGGCTGCCGGGGAACTCCTCGAGACGGGTGTGACCGCTGTGCAGGGATTCGTCGACGCGGATGCTGGCGCCGAGGATGCGCTCGCTGGCGCGCGGGGTGCACTCGCGGGTGTGGCGGCGAGTGGCATTCGCGGTCTCGTCGTGCTCGGCTTCGCCGATCGGGCCCTGCTGACGCCAGAGCCACCGGTCGGTCGCTGGGTCGAGGTCCCTCCGGCCGACCTCTCGATCTCCCCCGACAGGGTTCGTGAACTCTCTCGGGAGTGGCTGGCCCAGTTCTCCGGACGGACAACGAGCCTCGGTATCGGCCCCATCGGTGGGCAGTGGTCGACGGATGCCCTCCTCGACGCCATTGCGGAGTCCGCCGGCACCGCGCGCCTCCACACCCACCTCCACGAGAGCCGCCTCCACCGCACCTGGCTCGCGGACACCCCGAGCCCCCTCGACAGGCTGTTGTCCGCCGGCCTCATGGACGACCGCATGTCCTGCGCTCACGGTGTGCATCTCACGACGGACGACCTCGACCGCATCGCCGCGGCCGGCGCGAGCCTCGTGCACTGCCCGGCCTCGAACGAGGCGCTCGGCGTGGGACGCGCCACAGTCGCGGCGTGGCTCTCGCGCGGTATTCCGGGGGCACTCGGCGTCGACAGCCAGAACACGGCGGCACCCGACTACTTCGACGTCATGCGTGCGGCGCTAGCGACCGCCTCCGCCGTGGGCGACCCGCTCTCGGCGCGGGACGTCTTCAGCATGGCGACCACTGGCGGGTCACGAGCGATCGGAGTGCCTCAGGGCGGCCGCATCGCTGCTGGCGCACCCGCGGACATCATCGAGCTCTCCCTCGCGGCCCCGACCGTCCACGGCATTGTCGAATCCGGGAGCGCGAACGCAGTTCGGCGCGCCTGGGTCGGGGGCGACCTCGTCGTCTCGGACGGGCACTCCCTGGTCGACCTGGGGTCCGCCCGATCCAGGCTCCGGGCCCAGCTCGACGCCGATGCCGAGGCCCGCGCACGCCGGGTTCTGGATCTCGCTCCCACCGTGGAGCTCATCGACGAGCTGGCGGGGGCGATGTCATGA
- a CDS encoding thiamine pyrophosphate-dependent dehydrogenase E1 component subunit alpha, with the protein MIDTRLWRDRYRLMVLMRRFEEACLTGVASKEIHGELHTAIGQEAIAAALAEHIRDDDALASTHRNHLHAIAKRIPLHPLMAEIFEKETGLCGGFGGHMHLFDKERRFSTTGIVGASLPVALGHAYASKLRGSDAVAFAVIGDGSVNTGGFHETMNMASVLGLALVVIIENNEWAISVPFSAASSTPTLAERAVAYSLPGERVDGLDVDATSAAIGRAVAHARTTGPAIVEAMCYRFRGHYEGDLDLYRSQAEKTDRTTTKDPVVLLRAQLRDSGLLDEATLEALEADASAEIDAVLARVRADKQPDRSLAHDHVFTSGLKGAVA; encoded by the coding sequence GTGATCGACACACGGCTGTGGCGCGACCGCTACCGGCTCATGGTGCTCATGCGGCGGTTCGAGGAGGCGTGCCTCACCGGCGTCGCCTCGAAGGAAATCCACGGCGAGCTTCACACCGCGATCGGCCAGGAGGCCATCGCGGCCGCTCTCGCCGAGCACATTCGCGACGACGACGCACTCGCGAGCACTCATCGCAACCACCTGCACGCGATCGCGAAGCGCATACCGTTGCATCCGCTCATGGCGGAGATCTTCGAGAAGGAGACGGGCCTGTGCGGCGGGTTCGGCGGCCACATGCACCTCTTCGACAAGGAACGCCGGTTCTCCACCACGGGCATCGTCGGTGCGTCGCTTCCGGTCGCGCTTGGGCACGCCTACGCCTCCAAGCTCCGGGGAAGCGACGCCGTCGCATTCGCCGTCATCGGTGACGGGTCGGTCAACACGGGCGGATTCCACGAGACGATGAACATGGCGAGCGTGCTCGGCCTCGCCCTCGTGGTCATCATCGAGAACAACGAGTGGGCGATCTCCGTCCCGTTCTCTGCCGCAAGCTCGACACCCACGCTTGCGGAGCGTGCCGTCGCCTACTCGCTGCCGGGTGAGCGAGTCGACGGACTCGACGTGGATGCCACATCCGCCGCCATCGGGCGCGCTGTTGCCCATGCGCGCACCACCGGTCCCGCCATCGTCGAGGCGATGTGCTACCGGTTCCGCGGGCACTACGAGGGGGACCTGGATCTCTATCGCAGCCAGGCGGAGAAGACGGACCGCACCACCACAAAGGATCCGGTCGTACTGCTGCGTGCACAGCTGCGCGACAGCGGGCTGCTCGACGAAGCGACACTCGAGGCGCTCGAGGCCGATGCCTCCGCAGAGATCGACGCCGTGCTCGCGCGCGTACGCGCCGACAAGCAGCCCGACCGCAGCCTCGCCCACGACCACGTGTTCACCTCCGGCCTGAAGGGAGCCGTCGCATGA
- a CDS encoding ABC transporter ATP-binding protein, translating into MTIADTRTVTLDGVGMDFPVKGGTFTALDDVALTLPEGGFTTLLGPSGCGKSTLLRIIADVISPTRGTVDLFGMTPHQARTSGLFGFVFQDPVLLPWRTALGNVELPLEAQGVSRSERRERAMAVLQLVGLDGFEQHLPAKLSGGMARRVAIARALVVEPSILFLDEPFNGLDELRRRQMNVELQRIWSASGTTALLVTHNVAEAVFLSDTVIVMGRNPGHVIERRSIDLPRPREIDQALSPEFIAHERALTELLSADYRSADTE; encoded by the coding sequence GTGACCATCGCGGACACCCGCACCGTCACCCTCGACGGCGTTGGCATGGACTTCCCGGTGAAGGGCGGAACCTTCACCGCACTCGACGACGTGGCGCTCACTCTTCCCGAGGGTGGGTTCACGACGCTCCTCGGCCCGTCCGGCTGCGGCAAGTCGACCCTCCTCCGCATCATCGCGGACGTCATCTCGCCGACCCGCGGGACCGTGGACCTGTTCGGGATGACGCCCCACCAGGCCCGCACGAGCGGCCTCTTCGGTTTCGTGTTCCAGGACCCCGTGCTCCTGCCGTGGCGCACGGCGCTCGGCAACGTGGAGCTCCCCCTCGAAGCGCAGGGCGTGTCGAGGAGCGAGCGGCGCGAACGAGCGATGGCGGTGCTTCAACTCGTGGGCCTCGACGGTTTCGAGCAGCACCTGCCCGCGAAGCTCTCTGGCGGGATGGCACGGCGCGTGGCCATTGCACGTGCGCTCGTCGTCGAGCCGAGCATCCTGTTCCTCGACGAGCCCTTCAACGGACTGGACGAGCTCCGTCGGCGGCAGATGAACGTCGAACTCCAGCGGATCTGGAGTGCGAGCGGTACGACGGCCCTCCTTGTCACCCACAATGTGGCCGAGGCGGTTTTCCTGTCCGACACCGTGATCGTCATGGGACGCAACCCCGGGCACGTGATCGAACGCCGCTCGATCGACCTCCCACGTCCGCGCGAGATCGACCAGGCGCTCTCGCCGGAGTTCATCGCGCACGAGCGTGCCCTCACCGAGCTGCTGAGCGCCGACTATCGGAGCGCGGACACCGAATGA
- a CDS encoding amidohydrolase family protein translates to MIIDAYNNIWEASGNSDYLTGESFTAEDLIPFLDEAGVDMAVGCSLGQAINNEYIAAVVGRYPDRFIGFGGVNPRLPDALETLRESAKLGLKGIKLHPTLHGYHFADHGLLDPIFRAATEEGLMILVNALDDPWCAPLSIEEISKNFPEAPVLIAHMGTVWNTTEALIVSERNPHIYLETSSTQLLEVQTAYKRVGPEKIVMGTDWPGSVPALERMKIARAIPNDADRALIEGDNLARLLRLA, encoded by the coding sequence ATGATCATCGATGCGTACAACAACATCTGGGAAGCGTCAGGAAACTCCGACTACCTCACCGGGGAGTCATTCACCGCGGAGGACCTGATCCCGTTCCTCGATGAGGCTGGCGTGGACATGGCCGTGGGCTGCTCGCTCGGACAGGCGATCAACAACGAGTACATCGCGGCAGTCGTGGGGCGCTACCCCGACCGGTTCATCGGCTTCGGCGGAGTGAACCCACGACTGCCCGATGCTCTCGAGACGCTTCGCGAGTCCGCCAAACTCGGACTCAAGGGCATCAAGCTCCACCCCACCCTCCACGGCTACCACTTCGCCGACCACGGTCTGCTGGACCCGATCTTCAGGGCAGCGACCGAGGAGGGCCTCATGATCCTCGTCAACGCTCTCGACGACCCGTGGTGCGCTCCCCTCTCGATCGAGGAGATCTCGAAGAACTTTCCCGAGGCGCCTGTGCTCATTGCGCACATGGGCACGGTGTGGAACACCACGGAGGCGCTCATCGTCTCCGAGCGCAACCCGCACATCTATCTGGAGACCTCGAGCACGCAGCTTCTCGAAGTCCAGACCGCCTACAAGAGGGTCGGGCCCGAGAAGATCGTGATGGGGACCGACTGGCCGGGCAGCGTGCCGGCGCTCGAGCGCATGAAGATCGCTCGTGCCATCCCGAACGATGCCGACCGCGCCCTCATTGAGGGTGACAACCTCGCGCGTCTGCTGAGGCTCGCGTGA
- a CDS encoding ABC transporter substrate-binding protein: MKHIAPSAAKRRFAVVAAAATAFALALTGCAAPAAETPSGELTDVNYQLSWLKITQFGGFFAGDAEGFYEEEGIAPTFTAGGSNILAWQQVTGGAALLGDEDNTLLLQAIESGEDLVAIGAVFQKSPMAIMSLSDNPISAPEDFEGKTIAYPDNGIAQFTSVLEAQGVDTSTVTIVPAGADPTQLVTGQVDGYGGYATAQGASLELQGLDVDYLYLDDLGVPSYGNVIITTKANLEENRDLIVKFMTATVKGYEWINANPKEGAEIVVNDVNPTGGLDLDTEAATAEIQADLIAGPSGVLRLDVEKFQSIIDSLVEAGTLSGPLDAADIVDTSVLDDVFGDKTSLLN; the protein is encoded by the coding sequence ATGAAGCACATTGCACCTTCCGCAGCGAAACGTCGGTTCGCGGTCGTCGCAGCCGCGGCAACCGCGTTCGCGCTCGCGCTCACCGGCTGCGCGGCCCCGGCGGCCGAGACGCCGTCCGGTGAACTCACCGACGTCAACTACCAGCTCAGCTGGCTCAAGATCACCCAGTTCGGCGGATTCTTCGCCGGCGACGCCGAAGGCTTCTACGAGGAGGAGGGCATCGCGCCCACCTTCACCGCCGGCGGCTCGAACATCCTCGCCTGGCAGCAGGTCACGGGCGGAGCAGCCCTGCTCGGCGACGAGGACAACACCCTGCTCCTGCAGGCCATCGAGAGCGGCGAGGACCTCGTCGCCATCGGTGCCGTGTTCCAGAAGTCGCCGATGGCGATCATGAGCCTGTCGGATAACCCGATCAGCGCCCCCGAGGACTTCGAGGGCAAAACGATCGCCTACCCCGACAACGGGATCGCCCAGTTCACGTCGGTGCTCGAGGCGCAGGGCGTCGACACGTCGACCGTCACGATCGTGCCGGCCGGCGCAGACCCCACCCAGCTCGTCACCGGACAGGTTGATGGGTACGGCGGATACGCGACCGCACAGGGCGCCTCCCTCGAACTGCAGGGCCTCGACGTGGACTACCTCTACCTCGACGACCTCGGAGTGCCGAGCTACGGCAACGTGATCATCACGACCAAGGCGAACCTCGAGGAGAACCGCGACCTCATCGTGAAGTTCATGACCGCCACGGTCAAGGGCTACGAGTGGATCAACGCCAACCCCAAGGAGGGCGCGGAGATCGTCGTGAACGACGTGAACCCGACCGGTGGTCTCGACCTCGACACCGAGGCAGCCACGGCGGAGATCCAGGCCGACCTGATCGCCGGTCCCTCGGGCGTTCTGCGACTCGATGTCGAGAAGTTCCAGTCGATCATCGACTCCCTCGTCGAGGCAGGCACGCTGAGCGGGCCCCTGGACGCCGCCGACATCGTCGACACCTCGGTTCTCGACGACGTGTTCGGCGACAAGACCTCGCTGCTCAACTAA
- a CDS encoding ABC transporter permease, translating into MTTTAPRLRSRVSAPSWVVTTIVVLIVLAIWQLAVAALQVSPNVLPGPAQIAVGADWALVIQAALNTVLATLAGFAVGNVVGLALAILICASRTFSDIVYPIAVVVRAIPIVALAPFITLAFGRGPGATVVVAALIVFFPTLVNVILGLRSVPAETIELLKVMNASTVFGYVRVRIPFAMPSFVSALKISAPNAVLGVMTAEWIIGGTGLGRLVVQSWLSLDITTMWGAVLFSALVASVLFSIVSLAERLLLGWAVRT; encoded by the coding sequence ATGACGACGACCGCTCCCCGGCTCCGCAGCAGGGTCTCCGCACCATCGTGGGTCGTCACGACGATCGTCGTGCTCATCGTGCTCGCCATCTGGCAGCTCGCGGTGGCAGCGCTCCAGGTGTCGCCGAACGTTCTGCCGGGGCCCGCCCAGATCGCCGTGGGCGCCGATTGGGCGCTCGTCATCCAGGCCGCGCTCAACACGGTGCTCGCCACCCTCGCCGGATTCGCCGTCGGAAACGTGGTCGGCCTGGCACTCGCCATCCTGATCTGCGCGTCCCGGACCTTCTCCGACATCGTCTATCCGATCGCTGTGGTCGTGCGGGCCATCCCCATCGTCGCGCTCGCGCCCTTCATCACCCTGGCCTTCGGCCGTGGGCCGGGCGCGACCGTCGTCGTCGCGGCACTCATTGTGTTCTTCCCGACGCTCGTCAACGTCATCCTCGGGCTCCGGTCGGTGCCGGCCGAGACGATCGAACTACTCAAGGTCATGAACGCCTCGACCGTCTTCGGGTACGTGCGCGTGCGCATCCCCTTCGCGATGCCGTCGTTCGTGTCCGCCCTCAAGATCTCCGCACCGAACGCGGTGCTGGGTGTCATGACCGCGGAGTGGATCATCGGGGGGACCGGCCTCGGTCGACTCGTCGTGCAGTCCTGGCTCAGCCTCGACATCACCACCATGTGGGGTGCTGTCCTGTTCTCGGCGCTCGTCGCCTCGGTGCTCTTCAGCATCGTGAGCCTCGCCGAGCGGCTCCTCCTCGGGTGGGCGGTGCGCACATGA
- a CDS encoding gamma-glutamyltransferase family protein, with product MTIDTGLSTRSGISLPRGSGMGGGIVPGVFDQAESMRPTIYGERWSIVAGHPLVSEVGAEILRRGGNATDAGVAAGFASNVVQVEMCNLGGIAPILVREAGAADVQAVAGVGTWGASADLETIASRFGGALPLGGVPSIVPGAVSGWLTALSRFGTMELPDIMSAAIELARDGFPLDPRTASHLAHMGAGFGRWETSREVYQPGGVPLGAGDRLVQPALANTLQRLSDAAADARAAGASREQAIEAAHELFYAGDIAQAIVDFVAERGGYLEASDLAAFRADVTPAPSVRFGDWDVHVTPTWSQGLIVAQALGILERRGIRDIEQGSVEYAHEVIEALKLAFSERERAYGDPRFTAESAEALLDDEHLTALAGLVGDRALPNVPTMEQAGPQLPSTTAIVVVDAEGAAFSSSPSDTIDGAPVIPELGIICSPRGVQSRLVAGHPNALRPGGRPCVTPASVIALGPEDAVWASACPGGDVIVQAIVQAMLQQDVYGKSPQAAVEAPRLFGSSYPGGFHPHPVGESLVFVEAGFGEEVIHGLEELGHEIIDWPSNEFDAGSVQTIVSTTGAEGTRLLAAGADSRRTAYAQAR from the coding sequence ATGACGATCGATACGGGGCTGAGCACGCGTTCGGGGATATCGCTCCCCCGCGGCTCCGGCATGGGTGGCGGTATCGTGCCGGGCGTCTTCGACCAGGCAGAGTCGATGCGCCCAACCATCTACGGTGAGCGCTGGTCGATCGTCGCCGGCCATCCGCTCGTGAGCGAGGTGGGGGCCGAGATCCTGCGCCGGGGCGGAAACGCCACCGACGCCGGTGTTGCGGCAGGGTTCGCCTCGAACGTCGTCCAGGTGGAGATGTGCAACCTCGGGGGGATCGCCCCCATCCTCGTGCGCGAGGCCGGCGCCGCCGACGTGCAGGCCGTTGCAGGCGTCGGCACCTGGGGAGCGAGTGCCGACCTTGAGACGATCGCCTCGAGGTTCGGGGGTGCCCTTCCGCTCGGCGGCGTGCCGTCCATCGTGCCTGGGGCGGTCTCCGGATGGCTCACGGCGCTCTCGAGGTTCGGCACGATGGAGCTTCCGGACATCATGAGCGCTGCCATCGAGCTCGCGCGCGACGGATTCCCGCTCGACCCCCGCACCGCATCGCACCTCGCGCACATGGGAGCGGGCTTCGGCCGCTGGGAGACCTCGCGCGAGGTGTACCAGCCGGGCGGCGTTCCGCTGGGCGCCGGCGATCGTCTCGTGCAGCCAGCCCTCGCGAACACTCTCCAGCGTCTCTCCGACGCCGCAGCGGATGCGCGCGCAGCAGGCGCTTCACGCGAGCAGGCCATTGAAGCGGCACACGAGTTGTTCTACGCCGGGGACATCGCTCAGGCGATCGTCGACTTCGTCGCCGAGCGCGGCGGGTATCTCGAGGCGTCGGACCTCGCAGCGTTCCGGGCGGACGTGACACCAGCGCCGTCCGTCCGGTTCGGGGACTGGGATGTCCACGTCACCCCGACGTGGTCGCAGGGGCTGATCGTCGCCCAGGCCCTCGGGATCCTGGAGCGACGCGGCATCCGGGACATCGAGCAGGGCTCGGTCGAGTACGCGCACGAGGTCATCGAGGCGCTCAAGCTGGCCTTCAGCGAGCGTGAGCGGGCCTACGGTGACCCCCGATTCACCGCGGAATCGGCCGAGGCCCTCCTCGACGACGAGCACCTCACCGCGCTCGCCGGACTCGTGGGCGACCGCGCCCTTCCCAATGTGCCGACCATGGAGCAGGCTGGCCCCCAGTTGCCCTCGACAACGGCCATCGTTGTGGTCGACGCGGAGGGTGCCGCGTTCTCGAGCTCACCGAGCGACACGATCGACGGGGCACCCGTGATTCCGGAGCTCGGGATCATCTGTTCACCGCGTGGAGTGCAGAGCCGCCTTGTCGCCGGGCACCCCAACGCGTTGCGACCCGGCGGTCGACCGTGCGTAACCCCTGCCTCCGTCATTGCGCTCGGGCCCGAGGACGCCGTGTGGGCCTCGGCCTGCCCCGGCGGCGACGTGATCGTGCAGGCCATCGTGCAGGCGATGCTCCAGCAGGACGTGTACGGCAAGTCCCCCCAGGCGGCCGTGGAGGCGCCCAGGCTCTTCGGCTCCAGCTATCCCGGCGGGTTCCACCCGCATCCCGTGGGCGAATCCCTCGTGTTCGTGGAGGCAGGGTTCGGCGAGGAGGTCATCCACGGGCTGGAGGAGCTCGGCCACGAGATCATCGATTGGCCGTCCAACGAATTCGACGCCGGCAGCGTCCAGACGATCGTTTCCACCACCGGCGCCGAGGGAACGCGGCTCCTCGCGGCCGGCGCAGACTCCCGGAGGACCGCATATGCCCAAGCACGCTGA